CACCACCAAAATCAAGAGCGCTATCCCGAAGGTGTTCAGCACGTTACTGAAGAACTTCCAGCCGCCCTTCTCGTCGCCCGCCACCTTGTATCCGGGTTTTATCCCCGCTCATAAAGAGCCCCTATAAGATCTACTTTCAGAATATACCTTTATTTATGCGGGTTCGCAAGCGGTTAGACGCTGGAAAAATCGTAAAACTGGGTGATTACCTAGATGCAAAGGCGCTTTCCATAAAGGACTGCTCGTTACGGGAAATCCCGTTCTTTGTTGCGGTTTTACGCCAGTTTGTGCAGACGATTTTTTTCATTTCGGTAATGGTTGTTTTGGGGCGTGCGCTTCTCCGGGTGATATTTTTTCAGGAGTTCGATGTCGTGGAGTTTTTGGCCAAGTTCGTCGTCTGCGGCGACCTTGAGAAGGTCGGTGTCCATGCCGCTTATGGCGTGGAGTACTGCTGCGTAAATGCCGATTGCCACTGCCGCGGAACCTTTTTCCACCGCCCATACCGATGCTCGGCTGACGCCCGCCCTTTCGGCAGCAAGCGCGACAGAAATTTTACGACGCATGCGTGCCAGACGGATTTGTTCTCCCATCTGTTCAAGGATTTTACCGGTTTTCGGCAGTAGAGTTACGCTTTTCTTACCCATGATGTCAATAAATATATATTGTTTTGATTAAATTGTCAATAAATATTGACGGATTAGCCTAATTTGAAGAATGGAGGGAATGAAATTTGAACTTTGAACGAGGTTCTACCTCCGCTCATAAAGAGTTCCTATAAGATTCAAGGGGACTCTTTCCGACATAAAGAGTGATGTTTCGTTTATCAGGGGAAAGATGGAAGCGCAAAAATAAGTCTAATTGCCATCGGATTCGGTGCAAAGATTTATCGCTCCACCTTTGGTCATTCCAAGTCCGCCTCTACTCGGATGTTCCCACGCCTTTTCAAAACACCCTATAACGCTCGCGGCGCTGCTAGCTTGCGAACACAATCTAACTGCCTGTCCCCTAGTTAGACCTAAGCCATGTCTATTCGGATGTTCCCATGCGACAGCATAGCATTTAAGAACTTCAAAAGCATCATCGGCTCGTTTGCACAAGTCAACAGCCTGCCCCTTTGTCAGACCAAGTCCACCGTCGGCAGGATGTGCCCACGCGACCCTAAAGCACAAAATAACCTCGTTGGCATATCTTGCGCGATTGCAGATTTCCGTAGCCTGTCCTCTTGTTAAGCCAAGCCCACCATCAGCAGGATGCGCCCATGCTTTTTGAAAGCATTGGGTTGCTTGATTGGCGAAAATAGCCTGAACGCCAACAACAACCAAAAACGCTATTAGAGATATTCGCTTCATTTATTTCAACTCTCTTTTGAAAATTCTTCTTTCTTTGACTTATTTTTCGCGCCCTTGGGCCTTCCGCCCTTCTTGCCGTTCTCGGCGCTGGTGGGCTTGGGACGGCTCCCAATCATCTGCGAATGGATTGAACGCACTTCCGCGTTCGTAAGAATTTTTCCGCAATGCGGACACTTTGCTGGCATAGGAATCTCCCGTTTTACCTAATCAAGATAGGTTTTACCTCGGCTCATAAAGAGCCCCTATAAGACCTGCTTTCTGAATATACCTTATTTTATGCGGGATCGCAAGCGGTTGGGCGCTGAAAAACGCTGTTTCTTGTTGTGAAAAAATCAATGGTATTGGATTGTTGGGTGGTTGACGAATGGCTTAGGGGAGTATAAATTTAGAGTGTGGTGTATGGGTAAAGCGAGGAAAAATGAAATTCGGGATTGGCAAGGCTTCTGTCGTAACGACTGCGGCGATACTTACTTTAGCTTGTTCGGCCTTTGCGGCCGATTGGTACGCGAAGGAGACGCGCTGGGCGGGGCATGACCCGGACATCATCCGTTACGAGGACGGCTATGCGCTCGCGACGACGGACAACCACATGCTCATGCAGTTTTCCGAGGATGCGCTGAACTGGAAGAACGGCGAGCCCGCCATGCCGGAATTTTCGAAGTGGCTTTACAAGTACGCGCCGAACATGATTGACATCTGGGCGCCGGACATTCATTACATCGGCGGGGAATACCGCATGTACTATTGCGGCTCCGAGATGGGCATCCGCTCGTCGGGCATGGGCTTTATGGCGAGCAAGGAAATCGACCCGACAAAACCCGGCTACGGCTGGACGGACATGGGCGAGGTGATTCACACGGTCAAGAGCGACGCCTACAACGCGATTGACGCGGCGGTGCTCAAGGACAACGATGGCAAGGTCTGGATGGCGTTCGGTTCGTGGGGCACGGGCATCCACATTCTGGAACTGAACGAAGAAACAGGCAAGGTGAAAGACGGCGCGAAGATGATCAACATCGCAAACCGCGGCGGTTCGGGCATCGAGGGCGCAAGCCTCATCGAGCACGACGGCTACTACTACCTGTTCACGGCGTGGGACAACTGCTGCAAGAAGGGTGCCGATCTCGAGAACAATTCTTACAAGACGACGGTGGGGCGCTCCAACCGCATTGACGGCGGGTACGTGGACCGCAGCGGCAAGGCTCTATTGAATGGCGGCGGCACGATTCTTTTGAGCCGTTACGGGCGCTACTACGGGCCTGCGGGCGGCGAGGCGTTCCAGGACGTGAACCGCCAGCGTTTCGTGAACCATTACTACGACAAGAACGACGGCGGTAACTCTTACATACAAGTTCGCGACATCGTCTATACCGACGACGGCTGGCCGGAACTGGGGCAGCCCTTCCTCGGGCGTTACCTGAGCGCCGAGGCGGAACATGGCGCCTTGACGCACGTGGATATCTCGAGCAGCTCCGATGCATCGAACGGCGAGTTCTGTGCCTACATCAACTACGA
The Fibrobacter sp. UWH4 DNA segment above includes these coding regions:
- a CDS encoding helix-turn-helix domain-containing protein; this encodes MGKKSVTLLPKTGKILEQMGEQIRLARMRRKISVALAAERAGVSRASVWAVEKGSAAVAIGIYAAVLHAISGMDTDLLKVAADDELGQKLHDIELLKKYHPEKRTPQNNHYRNEKNRLHKLA
- a CDS encoding family 43 glycosylhydrolase, producing MKFGIGKASVVTTAAILTLACSAFAADWYAKETRWAGHDPDIIRYEDGYALATTDNHMLMQFSEDALNWKNGEPAMPEFSKWLYKYAPNMIDIWAPDIHYIGGEYRMYYCGSEMGIRSSGMGFMASKEIDPTKPGYGWTDMGEVIHTVKSDAYNAIDAAVLKDNDGKVWMAFGSWGTGIHILELNEETGKVKDGAKMINIANRGGSGIEGASLIEHDGYYYLFTAWDNCCKKGADLENNSYKTTVGRSNRIDGGYVDRSGKALLNGGGTILLSRYGRYYGPAGGEAFQDVNRQRFVNHYYDKNDGGNSYIQVRDIVYTDDGWPELGQPFLGRYLSAEAEHGALTHVDISSSSDASNGEFCAYINYEDSKIRLPMIIPQAGDYLIRYRYDNNWTEDGANGSSHFVSINGKNQEVALPLTGAWSAFPEKSVVYIPAKLKRGSNFIEITKGKHYAELDRLDFLRIIRDTIPANGFDNGIRVRLTADDEFAIKDGGYAIFENVITDSVVGPGVLVQVKNGVGGTLSLRKESKKGDVISKCDLPSAGDATKWVDVRCTNLPELKGVQDFYLTAEGLGGETLVGNIKFDEGAKDSTDAIRRIDGRDNRALRAGDMRGQNKKYRDLKGRRYDKQIPYRVMF